From Camarhynchus parvulus chromosome 10, STF_HiC, whole genome shotgun sequence, one genomic window encodes:
- the SNAPC5 gene encoding snRNA-activating protein complex subunit 5 → MLSRLQELRREEETLLRVKAALHDQLRRLRVEELALQSMIRASEENVPVALPALAEDTQQTLGQMDNEAAINQTELHLSLQDDKEEEEEEEEESDS, encoded by the exons ATGCTGAGCCGGCTGCAGGAGCTGCGCCGCGAGGAGGAGACGCTGCTGCGGGTCAAGGCGGCGCTGCACGACCAGCTCCGCCGGCTGCGG GTGGAGGAGCTGGCGCTGCAGTCCATGATCAGGGCCAGCGAGGAGAACGTGCCCGTGGCCCTGCCAGCGCTGGCCGAGGACACTCAGCAG ACTCTTGGGCAGATGGACAATGAGGCTGCCATCAATCAAACTGAGTTACACCTCAGTCTTCAGGATGataaagaggaggaggaggaagaggaggaggaatctgattcttga
- the RPL4 gene encoding 60S ribosomal protein L4, protein MACARPLISVYSEKGEASGKNVTLPAVFRAPIRPDVVNFVHTNLRKNNRQPYAVSELAGHQTSAESWGTGRAVARIPRVRGGGTHRSGQGAFGNMCRGGRMFAPTKTWRRWHRRVNIMQKRYAICSALAASALPALVMSKGHRIEEIPELPLVVEDKVEGYKKTKEAVLLLKKLKAWNDIKKVYASQRMRAGKGKMRNRRRIQRRGPCIIYNEDNGIIRAFRNIPGITLLNVNKLNLLRLAPGGHVGRFCIWTESAFRKLDDLYGTWRKAATLKSDYNLPMHKMTNTDIGRIMRSQEIQKALRAPKKKIQRRVLKKNPLKNLRIMIKLNPYAKTMRRNTILRHAQNHKLKEEKKAKAQAKLAAAKAPAAPKAEPPAKKAKTAKAAKPAAKAEAKAKAEAKA, encoded by the exons ATG GCTTGCGCTCGGCCGCTGATCTCCGTGTACTCCGAGAAGGGGGAGGCGTCGGGCAAGAACGTGACGCTGCCCGCCGTGTTCAGGGCGCCCATCCGGCCCGACGTGGTCAACTTTGTGCACACCAACCTGCGCAAGAACAACCGGCAGCCCTATGCCGTCAGCGAGCTCGCAG GTCACCAGACCAGTGCTGAATCATGGGGTACTGGCAGAGCTGTTGCTCGAATCCCGCGTGTCCGGGGTGGTGGCACTCACCGCTCTGGCCAGGGTGCCTTTGGCAAC ATGTGTCGTGGCGGCCGCATGTTCGCCCCGACCAAGACCTGGCGGCGCTGGCACCGCAGAGTGAACATCATGCAGAAGCGTTACgccatctgctctgctctggctgcctctgccctgccagctctggtcATGTCTAAAG GCCACCGCATCGAGGAGATTCCAGAACTTCCTCTGGTTGTTGAGGACAAGGTTGAGGGCTACAAGAAGACCAAGGAAGCTGTTCTCCTCCTGAAGAAGCTTAAAGCTTGGAATGACATCAAAAAG gtttACGCCTCCCAGCGCATGCGGGCCGGGAAGGGCAAGATGAGGAATCGCCGCCGCATCCAGCGCAGGGGACCCTGCATCATCTACAACGAGGACAACGGCATCATCAGGGCTTTCCGGAACATCCCCG gaatcACTCTGCTGAACGTGAACAAGCTGAACCTGCTGCGCCTTGCTCCTGGAGGCCACGTGGGGCGTTTCTGCATCTGGACCGAGAGCGCGTTCCGCAAGCTGGACGATCTGTACGGCACCTGGCGCAAGGCAGCCACGCTCAAGAGCGACTACAA CCTGCCGATGCACAAGATGACCAATACGGATATTGGAAGAATCATGAGAAGCCAGGAAATCCAGAAGGCCCTGCGTGCTCCAAA GAAGAAGATTCAGCGCAGGGTCCTGAAGAAGAACCCGCTGAAGAACCTGAGAATCATGATCAAGCTGAACCCATACGCCAAAACCATGCGGCGCAACACCATCCTGCGGCACGCGCAGAAC CACAAACtcaaggaagagaagaaagccAAGGCCCAGGCCAAGCTGGCAGCTGCCAAGGCCCCCGCTGCACCCAAGGCAGAGCCCCCTGCCAAGAAGGCCAAGACAGCCAAGGCTGCCAAGCCCGCAGCAAAGGCTGAGGCCAAGGCGAAGGCCGAGGCCAAGGCGTAA